The following are encoded in a window of Kitasatospora sp. NBC_01250 genomic DNA:
- a CDS encoding transglycosylase SLT domain-containing protein, with the protein MPNFKLRMRTSAAVLAGAAGLTALATGLMPATASAATLSPQAIAAQVVPANQLASFSQIISHESSWNVTATNASSGAYGLGQALPGSKMASAGADWRTNPKTQIVWAYDYMNSRYGSPNAAWSFWQSHHWY; encoded by the coding sequence ATGCCCAATTTCAAGCTTCGTATGCGCACTTCCGCCGCGGTTCTTGCCGGCGCCGCCGGTCTGACCGCGCTGGCCACCGGCCTGATGCCGGCCACCGCCTCCGCGGCGACCCTGTCCCCGCAGGCGATCGCGGCCCAGGTCGTGCCCGCCAACCAGCTGGCCTCCTTCAGCCAGATCATCTCCCACGAGTCCAGCTGGAACGTGACCGCCACCAACGCCTCTTCGGGCGCCTACGGCCTGGGCCAGGCCCTGCCGGGCTCCAAGATGGCCTCGGCCGGCGCCGACTGGCGGACCAACCCGAAGACCCAGATCGTCTGGGCCTACGACTACATGAACAGCCGCTACGGCAGCCCGAACGCCGCGTGGTCGTTCTGGCAGAGCCACCACTGGTACTAA
- a CDS encoding SpoIIE family protein phosphatase: MFRGFRSVAGQVFALQVLVVLLLVVAAVLALVLEGQRDSTREARNRSVAVAQTFANSPGMVAALASPDPTAILQPRALAAQQGSGVDFIVVLNTDGIRYTHPDPARIGQKFVGTYEPALQGQVVVQQLTGTLGPLVQAVVPVHDANGKVVGLVSAGITISKVSGVVENQLPLVFGAAGVALALATVGTALASRRLLHQTHGLGPAEMTRMYEHHDAVLHAVREGVLIIGGNGRLLLANDEARRLLDLPADAEGRPVTELGLDREAAEQLASGQVVTDEVLLTGERLLVVNTRPTDRDGGPDGIVATLRDSTELHAVSDKAQAARKRLKLLYDATIAIGTTFDVTRTAEELASFAVPRFADYVTVDLAPAVLRGEEPAPGEGGPMLRVAVSGVREDAPFHLVGEEITVTPATPLAWSMDTGHAMLDPDLRSSTGWLAQDPQTAGRLLAHGVHSVVRVPLRARGVLLGMVRFWRADPSVRFDEDDLSIGEEVAARAALSIDNARRYTREHAMAVALQRSLLPHGLPEQSALEVASRYLPAQADVSGDWFDVIPLPGARVALVVGDVVGHGLHAAATMGRLRTAVLNFATLDLPPDELLGHLDELVSRLDQDQTASADGDAVTGASCLYAIYDPVSRLCTVARAGHPPPALVHPDGTVEFPDVPAGPPLGLGGLPFSAAELLLPEDSTLVLYTDGLVEDRERDIDEGLTLLGRALRQAGRSPEEICDAVFDALLPPRPTDDIALLVARTRVLGAEDVAQWDVPSDSAAVGEVRAAVSRQLAQWGLDEMAFVTELILSELVTNAIRYATEPIQVRLLRDRTLICEVSDSSSTSPHLRYAASMDEGGRGLFLVAQFALRWGTRHTATGKVIWAEQVLEYPQ; this comes from the coding sequence TTGTTCCGGGGCTTTCGCAGCGTCGCCGGGCAGGTCTTCGCACTCCAGGTGCTGGTGGTCCTGCTGCTGGTCGTCGCGGCGGTGCTGGCGCTGGTCCTGGAAGGGCAGCGGGACAGCACCCGGGAGGCCCGCAACCGCTCGGTCGCCGTCGCCCAGACCTTCGCGAACTCGCCCGGGATGGTGGCCGCGCTCGCCTCCCCGGACCCGACGGCGATCCTGCAGCCACGCGCGCTGGCGGCCCAGCAGGGCTCCGGCGTGGACTTCATCGTGGTGCTGAACACCGACGGCATCCGCTACACCCACCCCGACCCGGCCCGGATCGGGCAGAAGTTCGTCGGCACCTACGAGCCGGCCCTGCAGGGCCAGGTGGTCGTCCAGCAGCTCACCGGCACCCTCGGACCGCTGGTGCAGGCCGTGGTCCCGGTCCACGACGCCAACGGCAAGGTGGTCGGCCTGGTCTCGGCCGGGATCACCATCAGCAAGGTCAGCGGGGTCGTCGAGAACCAGCTGCCGCTGGTCTTCGGCGCCGCGGGCGTCGCCCTGGCGCTGGCCACCGTCGGCACCGCACTGGCCAGCCGACGGCTGCTGCACCAGACGCACGGGCTGGGCCCGGCCGAGATGACCCGGATGTACGAACACCACGACGCGGTGCTGCACGCGGTCCGCGAGGGCGTGCTCATCATCGGCGGCAACGGGCGCCTGCTGCTGGCCAACGACGAGGCGCGCCGGCTGCTCGACCTGCCGGCCGACGCCGAGGGCCGCCCGGTCACCGAGCTCGGCCTGGACCGCGAGGCGGCCGAACAACTGGCCTCCGGCCAGGTGGTCACCGACGAGGTGCTGCTGACCGGCGAACGGCTGCTGGTGGTGAACACCCGGCCCACCGACCGTGACGGCGGCCCCGACGGCATCGTGGCCACCCTGCGCGACTCCACCGAGCTGCACGCCGTCTCGGACAAGGCGCAGGCGGCCCGCAAGCGCCTGAAGCTGCTCTACGACGCGACGATCGCCATCGGCACCACCTTCGACGTGACCCGCACCGCCGAGGAGCTCGCCTCCTTCGCCGTCCCGCGCTTCGCCGACTACGTCACCGTCGACCTCGCACCCGCCGTGCTGCGCGGGGAGGAGCCGGCGCCGGGCGAGGGCGGGCCGATGCTCCGGGTGGCGGTCAGCGGCGTGCGGGAGGACGCGCCGTTCCATCTGGTGGGCGAGGAGATCACCGTCACGCCCGCCACCCCGCTGGCCTGGAGCATGGACACCGGGCACGCGATGCTCGACCCCGACCTGCGCTCCTCCACCGGCTGGCTGGCCCAGGATCCGCAGACGGCCGGCAGGCTGCTGGCGCACGGCGTCCACTCGGTGGTCCGGGTGCCGCTGCGGGCCCGCGGCGTCCTGCTGGGCATGGTCCGGTTCTGGCGGGCCGACCCCTCGGTCCGCTTCGACGAGGACGACCTGTCGATCGGCGAGGAGGTCGCCGCCCGCGCGGCGCTGAGCATCGACAACGCCCGCCGCTACACCCGCGAGCACGCCATGGCCGTCGCCCTGCAGCGCAGCCTGCTGCCGCACGGCCTGCCCGAGCAGAGCGCCCTGGAGGTCGCCTCCCGCTACCTGCCCGCGCAGGCGGACGTCAGCGGCGACTGGTTCGACGTGATCCCGCTGCCGGGCGCCCGGGTGGCCCTGGTGGTGGGCGACGTGGTCGGCCACGGCCTGCACGCCGCCGCCACCATGGGGCGGCTGCGCACCGCGGTGCTCAACTTCGCCACCCTGGACCTGCCGCCGGACGAGCTGCTGGGCCACCTCGACGAGCTGGTCAGCCGCCTCGACCAGGACCAGACGGCCAGCGCCGACGGCGACGCCGTCACCGGGGCGAGCTGCCTCTACGCGATCTACGACCCGGTCTCCCGGCTGTGCACCGTGGCCCGGGCCGGCCACCCGCCGCCCGCGCTGGTCCACCCCGACGGCACGGTGGAGTTCCCCGACGTGCCCGCCGGGCCGCCGCTGGGCCTGGGCGGCCTGCCGTTCTCGGCGGCCGAACTGCTGCTGCCCGAGGACAGCACCCTGGTGCTCTACACCGACGGCCTGGTGGAGGACCGGGAACGGGACATCGACGAGGGCCTGACGCTGCTGGGCCGCGCACTGCGGCAGGCGGGACGGAGCCCGGAGGAGATCTGCGACGCCGTGTTCGACGCGCTGCTGCCGCCGCGCCCCACCGACGACATCGCCCTGCTGGTGGCCCGCACCCGGGTCCTGGGGGCGGAGGACGTGGCGCAGTGGGACGTGCCGTCCGACTCGGCGGCCGTGGGCGAGGTCCGGGCGGCGGTCAGCCGGCAGCTGGCCCAGTGGGGTCTGGACGAGATGGCCTTCGTCACCGAGCTGATCCTCAGCGAACTGGTCACCAACGCGATCCGCTACGCCACCGAGCCGATCCAGGTGCGGCTGCTGCGCGACCGCACGCTGATCTGCGAGGTCTCCGACAGCAGCAGCACCTCCCCGCACCTGCGCTACGCGGCCAGCATGGACGAGGGCGGGCGCGGCCTGTTCCTCGTCGCCCAGTTCGCGCTGCGGTGGGGGACGCGGCACACGGCGACCGGGAAGGTGATCTGGGCGGAGCAGGTGCTGGAGTATCCGCAGTAG
- a CDS encoding SpoIIE family protein phosphatase, translated as MHSSESQVPRQQPGAGEPGTDAEFEVLARRLAAGVGGLGAHVGGLYLLNEDGGVLELTLLMGMPREFVAPWEGVAPAAPIPVAEAVREQRLVWVGGEAQMARRYPRIALAMPYAFCLAALPLTVAGSSYGSLFVAWPASHPAELSGQERDGLTALADELARLVAGAAAAGCPMRPGARPVVISARRGRGGPTDVLSAMVARLPEGVCALDHAGRISWVTPAALDLLGAPIDRLIGAQPWSALPWLHDPVYEDRYRAAVVSQLPTSFVALRPPDRWLSFELYPDAVGLTVRITAAEVAPQDAPATTTAARPASADRAVLPTRTGGIYHILHLASALTEAVGVQDVVRLVAEQIVPAFGGQSVAILAVDGGRLRIVGHHGYPAGVVDGFDGTSLTAPTPGVRALMTGVPSFIESREELERLYPQRPELQDSMSAWAYLPLVASGRLVGTCVLAFAQPHRFTTDDRAVLTSVGGLIAQALDRARLYDTKLELARGLQESLLPHALPPVPGLQTAARYLPSTDGMEVGGDFFDVVRLDDDSAGAVIGDVQGHNVAAAVLMGQVRTAVRAYATAGNDPATILARTNRLMAGLGSGLLTSCAYLRLDLRGRQGWLASAGHPMPLVRDPGGRVRVVEAPAGLLLGVEPAPAYTLTRIALPVGSVVALYTDGLIEAPGVDLDAALTGIGDQLARYDGGSLEELADTLIQHAERSKRRTDDIALLLLRSTPITP; from the coding sequence GTGCACAGCTCAGAGTCCCAGGTCCCGCGCCAGCAGCCCGGGGCAGGCGAGCCGGGCACCGACGCGGAGTTCGAGGTGCTGGCCCGTCGCCTGGCCGCCGGGGTCGGTGGGCTGGGCGCGCACGTGGGCGGGCTCTACCTGCTGAACGAGGACGGGGGCGTGCTCGAACTGACCCTGCTGATGGGCATGCCGCGGGAGTTCGTCGCGCCCTGGGAGGGGGTGGCGCCCGCGGCGCCGATCCCGGTGGCGGAGGCGGTCCGCGAACAGCGCCTGGTGTGGGTGGGCGGCGAGGCGCAGATGGCACGCCGCTACCCGCGGATCGCGCTCGCCATGCCCTACGCGTTCTGCCTGGCGGCGCTGCCGCTGACCGTGGCCGGGAGCAGCTACGGCTCGCTCTTCGTGGCCTGGCCGGCCTCGCACCCCGCGGAGCTGTCCGGCCAGGAGCGGGACGGGCTCACGGCGCTCGCCGACGAGCTGGCCCGCCTGGTGGCCGGCGCAGCCGCGGCGGGGTGCCCGATGCGGCCCGGGGCCCGGCCGGTGGTGATCTCCGCGCGGCGCGGTCGCGGCGGCCCGACCGACGTGCTGTCCGCGATGGTGGCGCGGCTGCCGGAGGGCGTCTGCGCGCTCGACCACGCCGGCCGGATCAGCTGGGTGACACCTGCGGCCCTCGACCTGCTGGGCGCGCCGATCGACCGCCTGATCGGCGCCCAGCCGTGGAGCGCGCTGCCGTGGCTGCACGACCCCGTCTACGAGGACCGGTACCGGGCGGCGGTGGTCAGCCAGTTGCCGACCTCGTTCGTGGCACTGCGCCCGCCCGACCGCTGGCTCTCCTTCGAGCTGTATCCGGACGCCGTCGGGCTCACCGTGCGGATCACGGCGGCCGAGGTCGCCCCGCAGGACGCCCCGGCGACGACGACGGCCGCCCGCCCGGCGTCGGCGGACCGTGCCGTGCTGCCCACCCGCACCGGCGGGATCTACCACATCCTGCACCTGGCCAGCGCGCTGACCGAGGCGGTCGGCGTGCAGGACGTGGTGCGGCTGGTCGCCGAGCAGATCGTGCCCGCCTTCGGCGGCCAGAGCGTGGCGATCCTGGCCGTCGACGGCGGGCGGCTGCGGATCGTGGGCCACCACGGCTACCCGGCCGGCGTGGTGGACGGCTTCGACGGCACCTCGCTCACCGCGCCGACCCCGGGCGTGCGGGCGTTGATGACCGGGGTGCCCAGCTTCATCGAGTCCCGTGAGGAGCTGGAGCGGCTCTACCCGCAGCGCCCGGAGCTGCAGGACTCGATGTCCGCCTGGGCCTACCTGCCGCTGGTGGCCTCCGGGCGGCTGGTCGGGACCTGCGTGCTGGCCTTCGCCCAGCCGCACCGCTTCACCACCGACGACCGCGCCGTGCTCACCTCGGTGGGCGGCCTGATCGCCCAGGCGCTGGACCGCGCGCGGCTGTACGACACCAAGCTCGAACTCGCCCGCGGCCTGCAGGAGAGCCTGCTCCCGCACGCGCTGCCGCCGGTGCCCGGCCTGCAGACGGCAGCCCGCTACCTGCCCAGCACCGACGGCATGGAGGTGGGCGGCGACTTCTTCGACGTGGTGCGCCTGGACGACGACAGCGCCGGGGCGGTGATCGGCGACGTCCAGGGACACAACGTGGCGGCGGCCGTCCTGATGGGCCAGGTCCGCACCGCGGTGCGCGCCTACGCTACGGCGGGCAACGACCCCGCCACGATCCTGGCCCGGACCAACCGCCTGATGGCCGGTCTGGGCTCCGGCCTGCTCACCAGCTGCGCCTATCTGCGCCTGGACCTGCGCGGCCGCCAGGGCTGGCTGGCCAGTGCCGGCCACCCCATGCCGCTGGTGCGCGACCCGGGCGGCCGGGTGCGCGTGGTCGAGGCGCCGGCCGGGCTGCTGCTGGGCGTCGAACCCGCCCCGGCGTACACCCTCACCCGCATCGCGCTGCCGGTGGGCAGCGTGGTGGCGCTGTACACCGACGGCCTGATCGAGGCCCCGGGCGTGGACCTGGACGCCGCGCTGACCGGGATCGGCGACCAGCTCGCCCGGTACGACGGCGGCTCGCTGGAGGAGCTGGCCGACACGCTGATCCAGCACGCCGAGCGCTCCAAGCGCCGCACCGACGACATCGCCCTCCTGCTGCTGCGCAGCACGCCCATCACGCCGTGA
- a CDS encoding antitoxin: MSMLDKLKGLLKGHEDTARQGVEKAGDAFDAKTGNKYQSQVDAVQRKADEQLAPEDPDGSQPQ, translated from the coding sequence ATGTCGATGCTCGACAAGCTCAAGGGCCTGCTCAAGGGCCACGAGGACACGGCGCGGCAGGGGGTCGAGAAGGCCGGCGACGCGTTCGACGCGAAGACCGGCAACAAGTACCAGAGCCAGGTCGACGCGGTGCAGCGGAAGGCCGATGAGCAGTTGGCTCCCGAGGACCCGGACGGCAGCCAGCCGCAGTGA
- a CDS encoding ABC transporter permease: protein MAAEDRVPTRGVLRRPGLRAVDIVVALALIGLLYGLLRLAPSLGAPFLPGTAPAAVSTDPDELPFYAVRSLLRMFTALVASVLFTFAYASAAARLRRAEKVLLPVLDILQSVPVLAFLSVTVTAFIALFPGSELGLECASVFAIFTAMAWNMTFAFYYSLVSQPRDLDEASRIMRLTKWQRFWKIDVPSGMIPLVWNGMMSFGGAWFFLAASESISVLNQQYALPGIGSYAAAAAAKGDLGGIGIATAVMVTMVIGVNVLFWRPMTAWAERFRVEESQTAEKPRSLVLDVLRRSVVPGLLGRALRPLGRLLDTGTRPFGLAEHPLESPVLRRRAGDAAFAVAVGGVVLYGGWQSFTGIRGTVGLGEFGHAFELGAATFGRVLALLAVATAVWVPIGVWIGMNPRITRYAQPVVQVLASFPANFLFPFAIAAFLALGIPLSWGSMLLMALGAQWYILFNVIAGASAIPGDLREAMDDLGVRGRLRWRRLIVPAVFPYYVTGGITAAGGAWNASIVAEVVDYGHQHLTGYGLGAYIAQATRVGDHPRILVGVIVMIVYVVTLNRLLWRRLYRIAQTRYAL from the coding sequence GTGGCAGCTGAGGACCGGGTCCCCACCCGGGGCGTGCTCCGGCGGCCCGGCCTGCGCGCGGTCGACATCGTGGTGGCGCTGGCCCTGATCGGCCTGCTCTACGGGCTGCTGCGGCTGGCCCCCTCGCTGGGCGCGCCGTTCCTGCCCGGCACCGCCCCGGCCGCGGTCTCCACCGACCCGGACGAGCTGCCGTTCTACGCCGTGCGGTCGCTGCTGCGGATGTTCACGGCGCTGGTCGCCTCGGTGCTGTTCACCTTCGCCTACGCCAGCGCCGCCGCCCGGCTGCGGCGCGCGGAGAAGGTGCTGCTGCCGGTCCTGGACATCCTGCAGTCCGTCCCGGTGCTGGCGTTCCTGTCCGTCACGGTCACCGCCTTCATCGCACTCTTCCCCGGCTCCGAACTCGGCCTGGAGTGCGCCTCGGTGTTCGCCATCTTCACCGCGATGGCCTGGAACATGACCTTCGCCTTCTACTACTCGCTGGTCAGCCAGCCCCGGGACCTCGACGAGGCGTCCCGGATCATGCGCCTGACCAAGTGGCAGCGCTTCTGGAAGATCGACGTGCCCAGCGGCATGATCCCGCTGGTCTGGAACGGCATGATGAGCTTCGGCGGTGCCTGGTTCTTCCTGGCCGCCTCCGAGAGCATCAGCGTGCTCAACCAGCAGTACGCGCTGCCGGGCATCGGCTCCTACGCGGCGGCAGCCGCGGCCAAGGGCGACCTGGGCGGGATCGGCATCGCCACCGCCGTCATGGTGACCATGGTGATCGGCGTCAACGTCCTGTTCTGGCGCCCGATGACGGCCTGGGCCGAGCGGTTCCGGGTGGAGGAGTCACAGACGGCCGAGAAGCCGCGCAGCCTGGTCCTCGACGTGCTGCGCCGCTCGGTGGTGCCGGGCCTGCTGGGCCGTGCGCTGCGCCCGCTCGGACGACTGCTGGACACCGGGACGCGGCCGTTCGGCCTGGCCGAACACCCGCTGGAGTCACCGGTGTTGCGCCGCCGGGCCGGGGACGCGGCGTTCGCCGTGGCGGTGGGCGGCGTGGTGCTGTACGGCGGCTGGCAGTCCTTCACCGGCATCCGCGGCACGGTCGGGCTCGGCGAGTTCGGCCACGCCTTCGAGCTGGGCGCGGCCACCTTCGGGCGGGTGCTGGCACTGCTGGCGGTGGCCACCGCCGTCTGGGTGCCGATCGGGGTGTGGATCGGGATGAACCCGCGCATCACCCGCTACGCGCAGCCGGTCGTCCAGGTCCTGGCCAGCTTCCCCGCCAACTTCCTGTTCCCGTTCGCCATCGCCGCCTTCCTCGCGCTCGGGATCCCGCTCAGCTGGGGCAGCATGCTGCTGATGGCGCTCGGGGCCCAGTGGTACATCCTGTTCAACGTCATCGCGGGCGCCTCCGCGATACCCGGCGACCTGCGCGAGGCGATGGACGACCTGGGCGTGCGGGGACGGCTGCGCTGGCGCCGGCTGATCGTGCCGGCGGTCTTCCCCTACTACGTCACCGGTGGCATCACCGCCGCGGGCGGGGCCTGGAACGCCTCCATCGTCGCGGAGGTCGTCGACTACGGGCACCAGCACCTGACCGGCTACGGCCTGGGCGCCTACATCGCGCAGGCCACCCGGGTCGGCGACCACCCGCGGATCCTGGTCGGGGTGATCGTGATGATCGTCTACGTGGTCACCCTCAACCGCCTGCTGTGGCGGCGCCTGTACCGCATCGCCCAGACCCGCTACGCCCTCTGA
- a CDS encoding ABC transporter ATP-binding protein, with the protein MNTRADQHGAGEAVITVTDVTKTFTTPDGNALPVLDSVGFTLHEGEIVALLGKSGSGKSTLLRCAAGLIAPSTGSVSYRGTPLNGANPGVAMVFQSFALLPWLTVQQNVELGLQAQGVGEAERRRRALGAIDLIGLDGFEGAYPKELSGGMRQRVGFARALVVEPDALFMDEPFSALDVLTAENLRNELVGLWEGKEAPVKSVLIVTHNIEEAVLLADRILVLSANPGRIKAELSVDLPRPRDRRTPQFEALVDTVYGILTDRAQSGAAVPAARTALPATPTGAPLPLVSPGGLAGLLEILAARGGEDGMAELAGELSFEVDDLLPLVDAAVLLDLARTEGPRIALTGAGREFADADILTSKQLFARHAVAHAPLVRAIVQALTTAADHVLREGLFLDLLRRGFSDEDARRQLDTAIDWGRYGELFEYDKAEGRLELEPDTVAAL; encoded by the coding sequence ATGAACACCCGCGCGGACCAGCACGGCGCCGGCGAGGCCGTCATCACCGTCACGGACGTCACCAAGACCTTCACCACCCCGGACGGCAACGCGCTGCCGGTGCTCGACTCGGTCGGCTTCACGCTGCACGAGGGCGAGATCGTGGCCCTGCTGGGCAAGTCGGGCTCGGGCAAGTCCACCCTGCTGCGCTGCGCCGCCGGGCTGATCGCCCCCTCCACCGGCAGCGTCAGCTACCGCGGCACACCGCTGAACGGTGCCAACCCGGGGGTGGCGATGGTCTTCCAGTCCTTCGCCCTGCTGCCCTGGCTCACCGTCCAGCAGAACGTGGAACTCGGGCTCCAGGCCCAGGGCGTGGGCGAGGCGGAGCGCCGCCGCCGGGCGCTCGGGGCGATCGACCTGATCGGCCTGGACGGCTTCGAGGGCGCCTACCCCAAGGAGTTGTCCGGCGGCATGCGCCAACGGGTGGGCTTCGCCCGGGCCTTGGTGGTGGAGCCGGACGCGCTCTTCATGGACGAGCCGTTCTCCGCGCTCGACGTGCTGACCGCGGAGAACCTGCGCAACGAACTGGTGGGCCTGTGGGAGGGCAAGGAGGCGCCGGTGAAATCGGTGCTGATCGTCACCCACAACATCGAGGAGGCGGTGCTGCTGGCGGACCGGATCCTGGTGCTCTCCGCCAACCCGGGGCGGATCAAGGCCGAACTGAGCGTCGACCTGCCCCGCCCGCGTGACCGGCGCACCCCGCAGTTCGAGGCCCTGGTCGACACCGTCTACGGCATCCTCACCGACCGCGCGCAGAGCGGCGCCGCGGTACCCGCCGCCCGGACCGCGCTGCCCGCCACCCCCACCGGCGCACCGCTGCCGCTGGTCAGCCCCGGCGGGCTCGCCGGGCTGCTGGAGATCCTGGCCGCCCGCGGCGGCGAGGACGGCATGGCCGAACTCGCCGGTGAACTCAGCTTCGAGGTCGACGACCTGCTGCCGCTGGTGGACGCCGCCGTCCTGCTCGACCTGGCCCGCACCGAGGGCCCGCGGATCGCCCTGACCGGGGCGGGCCGCGAGTTCGCCGACGCCGACATCCTGACCAGCAAGCAGCTCTTCGCCCGGCACGCCGTGGCCCACGCCCCTCTGGTGCGGGCCATCGTCCAGGCGCTCACCACCGCCGCCGACCACGTGCTGCGCGAGGGCCTCTTCCTGGACCTGCTGCGCCGCGGCTTCTCCGACGAGGACGCCCGCCGCCAACTGGACACCGCGATCGACTGGGGCCGCTACGGCGAGCTCTTCGAGTACGACAAGGCCGAGGGACGCCTGGAGTTGGAGCCGGACACGGTCGCGGCGCTGTAG
- a CDS encoding PE-PGRS family protein, which translates to MTIRQIRMLRAVVFATLCVALAATAHVSMAEAVLPVPVLAGAFAGTVGGSWLLAGRRRGPVAISGWMVTVQAALHTLFEATATVQASPVRAGRGAPDWVNLLLCTRGGSNPTALTPQGLAALAGLAPGTPVGSQAAAMPSMPGMSGMAGMSGMPGNGTSGTGMSGMGTPLVDGLSAGMLAAHLLAALACALLLWRGERAIVGLFETLRTLAGVFLPVLALLALAFTPHGDEPPAPPRRRPARTRLPRLVALSHAVVRRGPPSPALAF; encoded by the coding sequence GTGACGATCCGGCAGATTCGCATGCTCCGCGCCGTGGTCTTCGCCACCCTGTGCGTGGCGTTGGCCGCCACCGCGCACGTCAGCATGGCCGAGGCCGTGCTGCCGGTGCCGGTGCTGGCCGGAGCGTTCGCCGGGACGGTGGGCGGCAGCTGGCTGCTGGCCGGGCGCCGGCGCGGGCCGGTCGCGATCAGCGGGTGGATGGTGACCGTCCAGGCCGCGCTGCACACGCTCTTCGAGGCCACCGCGACGGTGCAGGCCTCACCCGTCCGGGCGGGCCGCGGTGCACCCGACTGGGTGAACCTGCTGCTGTGCACGCGTGGTGGGTCGAACCCGACCGCGCTGACCCCCCAGGGGCTGGCCGCGCTGGCGGGCCTGGCGCCGGGCACGCCGGTGGGCAGCCAAGCAGCTGCCATGCCGTCGATGCCCGGGATGAGCGGGATGGCCGGGATGAGCGGCATGCCCGGCAACGGTACGAGCGGCACCGGCATGAGCGGGATGGGGACGCCTCTGGTGGACGGCCTGTCCGCCGGGATGCTGGCCGCCCACCTGCTGGCCGCGCTCGCCTGCGCGCTGCTGCTCTGGCGCGGCGAGCGGGCGATCGTCGGCCTGTTCGAGACGCTGCGCACGCTGGCCGGGGTCTTCCTGCCGGTGCTGGCGCTGCTCGCCCTCGCCTTCACCCCGCACGGGGACGAACCGCCGGCCCCGCCGCGCCGCAGGCCCGCGCGCACCCGGCTGCCGCGCCTGGTGGCGCTCTCGCACGCCGTGGTACGGCGCGGCCCGCCCAGCCCCGCCCTGGCCTTCTGA
- a CDS encoding anti-sigma factor family protein, with amino-acid sequence MTCADYRLAISARLDGELGAHDALPCAAHARGCTDCAQWLAGARRLRELTRAAAGPSEQRSQLLVNAVLDALGGTSVAHEGS; translated from the coding sequence ATGACCTGTGCCGACTACCGCCTCGCGATATCCGCCCGGCTCGACGGTGAACTCGGGGCGCACGACGCCCTGCCGTGCGCCGCGCACGCGCGCGGGTGCACCGACTGCGCCCAGTGGCTGGCGGGCGCCCGCCGGCTGCGCGAGCTGACGCGGGCCGCGGCCGGGCCGTCCGAGCAGCGGTCGCAGCTGCTCGTCAACGCGGTGCTCGATGCGCTTGGCGGTACTTCTGTTGCTCATGAGGGGTCCTGA
- a CDS encoding sigma-70 family RNA polymerase sigma factor — protein sequence MDDQQVTALALAAREGRPLDVEAFVRATQRDVWRFVAHLTDVESADDLAQETFLRALRGLPSFAGRSSARTWLLSIARRTVVDRYRSAAARPRCSALPDAEEAAQLQPGPVARFEDQVALADLLSRLPDERREAFVLTQVVGLSYAEVADVAGCAVGTVRSRVARARDQLVTLLRSAEDEARGGEGGGGERGGGERRAVGCGRPTPDAERADAGLAA from the coding sequence GTGGATGACCAGCAGGTGACCGCACTGGCCCTGGCGGCGCGGGAGGGCCGTCCGCTGGACGTCGAGGCGTTCGTCCGGGCCACCCAGCGGGACGTGTGGCGCTTCGTCGCGCACCTCACGGACGTCGAGTCCGCCGACGACCTGGCCCAGGAGACCTTCCTGCGGGCGCTGCGGGGCCTGCCCTCCTTCGCCGGGCGCTCCTCGGCGCGCACCTGGCTGCTCTCGATAGCCCGGCGCACGGTGGTGGACCGCTACCGCAGCGCGGCGGCCCGGCCGCGCTGCTCGGCCCTGCCCGACGCGGAGGAGGCGGCGCAGCTCCAGCCGGGCCCGGTCGCGCGGTTCGAGGACCAGGTGGCGCTGGCCGACCTGCTGAGCCGTCTCCCCGACGAGCGGCGGGAGGCGTTCGTGCTGACCCAGGTGGTCGGGCTGAGCTACGCGGAGGTGGCCGACGTGGCCGGCTGCGCGGTGGGCACGGTGCGCTCGCGGGTCGCCCGCGCGCGGGACCAGCTCGTCACGCTGCTGCGCTCGGCCGAGGACGAGGCCCGCGGCGGGGAAGGCGGAGGCGGCGAGCGCGGGGGCGGCGAGCGCCGAGCCGTGGGCTGCGGCCGCCCGACGCCCGACGCCGAACGGGCGGACGCGGGCCTGGCGGCCTGA